One Klebsiella electrica genomic window, CCTCCGGCAGCGGGATCAGCACCACTTTATCGACGCGTGGAATGCGAGCTTTATTCCAGTAATCCGGGTTTTTATCGAGAATCAGCTGCTGGCGCGGAACCAGTTTTTCCATTTTAAACGGACCGCTGCCCACCGCCTGCGCGGCGAACGCCGTCCACGCCTGCTTGCTGCGGGCCGCCGCATCGCCGATGCTGGCCGGGACCGCGTCATACTGTTTCTGCCACGCCGTCGGCGAGACAATAAACAGGTTGGTGATGTTGTACGGCAGCAGCGCATCCGGCTCGGAGGTGGTGAGCGCGACCGTATATTGATCGATTTTTTCCGCGCCGCTCAGCGTCGGCATACGCGACAGCGTATTGCCAATCTGCCCCGGCGCATACTGCGGCGCGGCTTTGTTCAGCACCTTATCGACGTTCCAGACGATAGCGTCGGCGTTCATCTCGCTGCCATCATGAAACTTCACTCCGGGACGGAGGGTAAAAATCCAGCGATTTTGATTCTGCGGGTCAACGTGCCACTCCGTCGCCAGGCCCGGAACCAGGCCGCTGGGCTTTTCGCCCTGTGAAAGATCCCACTCGACCAGCGCATCGTACAGCGGGATACCGGTGAAGCGGTTGCCTTCATACCCCTGATCGGGCTGCCCCAGCGTCAGGGGGATATCGGCGGCGGTCATGGCGATCCGCAGCGTGGAAGCACTGGCCTGCAGGGAGGCAAAGAGCGCCAGCGCGCCGCTCACCGCGACGGCGAGATGACGTTTGCGCAAAAGTACGGTGTTATTTAGCATCACATTGTCCCTGTTAAATAAAGTCGTTATTTAACAGGCAAGATGCATACCAGTTTATCCGTGCGAAAAATAAGTGTGAAAGCGCTTATAAAATAAGAGCAACCTATTATATCTAAATGATTTAAATTGAAAAAATAAACAACCCTTATCTTTACGCACCACCAGAGTGAAATAAGTTGCAGAATTGCACCAGGCAATTTATCGCCCCACTGCAAAGCCCGGTAATAATAACGTAGCGTCACTTTTTATTAAATAAATTCATCATTTCCGCGCAATTATCAGCCCGGGTCGATCCCATCTATACTTCGTTTATCGCGCTAACCAGGGAGTCACCATGCCACTACCCGACTTTCACCGCTCCGACCCCTTCAGCCTGGGGATTGAACTGGAGCTGCAGGTGGTCAATCCGCCAGGATACGACCTGAGCCAGGACTCCTCGCTGCTTATCGATGACGTGAAGAGCGGCCTCAGCGTCGGCGAGGCGAAACATGACATCACCGAAAGCATGCTGGAAATCGCCACCGGGGTCTGTCGTGATATCCACCAGGCGGCGATGCAGCTGGGCGCCATCCAGCAGGCGGTTTTACGCGCTGCCGCCCGGCACCATCTGCACATCTGCGGCGGCGGCACCCATCCTTTCCAGACCTGGCAGCGCCAGCAAATCAGCGATAATCCGCGCTATCTGAAAACCGTGGAGCACTTCGGCTACCTGGCGCAGCAGTCGACGATATTCGGTCAACACGTCCATGTTGGTTGCCAGAACGGCGATGATGCGCTTTATCTTTTGCATGGTCTGTCGCGCTTCGTCCCGCATTGCATTGCGCTGAATGCGGCCTCCCCGTGGCTCGACGGCGCCGACAGCGGTTTTGCCTGTTCGCGCCTCAATTTGTTCGCCGCTTATCCTGACAACGGGCCCATGCCGTGGGTCAATAGCTGGCAGGAGTTTACCCGCCTGTTCCGGCGCCTCAGCTATACCGGCATGATCGACAGTATGAAGGATCTGCACTGGGATATTCGCCCCAGCCCGCGTTTTGGCACCGTCGAAGTGCGGGTGATGGATACCCCGCTCACTGTCGCGCAGGCGATCAATATCGCCGGATTCATCCAGACCCTCGCCTGCTGGCTGCTGGCGGAGAGGCCGTTTAAACACCATCCCGATGACTACCTGCTGTACCCTTTTAACCGCTACCAGGCCTGTCGCTACGGACTGGAGGGCATCAATACCGATGTTCACAGCGGCGAGCAACGCCAGCTTGGCGAGGAGATTTTACAGCTGATCCCTCGCCTCATGTCCTACGCCGATACGCTCAATGCCGCCAGCGCCCTTGAGGCGATCGGGCGCCAGCTGCGGCAGGAGAAGAGCGAAGCCCGGCAGATGCGTGAGTTTGTCGCCGGCGGCGGCTCGCTGATCGGCCTGGTACAAAAACACTGCGAAATCTGGGCGTCATAGCCCGGCAAAAAGGTATACTGCGGCCAATATTGATTTCGCCGCCCCGCGTCTTCCTGCGGCATACCTGGAACGTTCTCATGACTTTGCGCCTCCTGCCGCTGCTGCCAGCGCTGCTGCTTCCCCTCGCCGCGCAGGCCAGCGGGAAATGCACTCTCACCGACCCGTCGCTGACGCTACAAAGCTATACCGTCAATCCACAGCGCGAGCGCATCGCGATGTACTGGAAAAACGCGGATGGCGAGGCCTTCGGTTCGCTGCGTGCGCTGCTGGCGGATATCGATCGGGACGGGCGCGTGCAGATGGCGATGAACGGCGGGATTTACGCGAAGAACTACGCGCCGCTGGGGCTGTATATCGACAAGGGCGTGCAGGAGGCTCCGCTTAACCGCGCTTCCGGCGGCGGCAACTTTTTTATCCGTCCCGGCGGGGTGTTTTATCTGCAGGGGCAGAAGGCGGGGATCGTCAGCATCGATAAATTTAAGCCATCGTCGACGATCGCCTACGCGGTGCAGTCCGGCCCGATGCTGATTGAAAACGGCACAATAAACTGGCGCCTGAAGCCATCCGCCAGCTCACGTAAGCTGCGCAACGGCGTCGGTATCACCCGGCAGGGCCAGGTGATTTTTATGCTCAGCGATCGCGAAACCAACTTCTACGATTTCGCCTGCTACGCGCAGTCAAAGCTCAACGTACGGCAGATGCTCTATCTCGACGGCACCATTTCAAAGATGTACCGGAAAGGCGGCAGCGTGCCGTGGCAGTATCACCCGTTCGTGACCATGATCGCGGTGGAGAGCAAGTCGTCCCCGTAGCCCCGGTCAGCGCAGCGCCACCGGGGAATATTTCCGGGCACCAGCGGGAAACCACCCGGATGGCGGCGCGAGCGCCTTATCCGGGCTACCCGACCGCACGCCCCCGTAGCCCCGGTCAGCGCAGCG contains:
- a CDS encoding YbdK family carboxylate-amine ligase, producing MPLPDFHRSDPFSLGIELELQVVNPPGYDLSQDSSLLIDDVKSGLSVGEAKHDITESMLEIATGVCRDIHQAAMQLGAIQQAVLRAAARHHLHICGGGTHPFQTWQRQQISDNPRYLKTVEHFGYLAQQSTIFGQHVHVGCQNGDDALYLLHGLSRFVPHCIALNAASPWLDGADSGFACSRLNLFAAYPDNGPMPWVNSWQEFTRLFRRLSYTGMIDSMKDLHWDIRPSPRFGTVEVRVMDTPLTVAQAINIAGFIQTLACWLLAERPFKHHPDDYLLYPFNRYQACRYGLEGINTDVHSGEQRQLGEEILQLIPRLMSYADTLNAASALEAIGRQLRQEKSEARQMREFVAGGGSLIGLVQKHCEIWAS
- a CDS encoding phosphodiester glycosidase family protein; amino-acid sequence: MRLLPLLPALLLPLAAQASGKCTLTDPSLTLQSYTVNPQRERIAMYWKNADGEAFGSLRALLADIDRDGRVQMAMNGGIYAKNYAPLGLYIDKGVQEAPLNRASGGGNFFIRPGGVFYLQGQKAGIVSIDKFKPSSTIAYAVQSGPMLIENGTINWRLKPSASSRKLRNGVGITRQGQVIFMLSDRETNFYDFACYAQSKLNVRQMLYLDGTISKMYRKGGSVPWQYHPFVTMIAVESKSSP